tcatagtttggaaaaaaaaactagaaaaatttatataggaaaaattgaattaaaggAGGGTAAAAGGTAGGCACAAAGcacatttttaattgaaaatgaaaaaatttagaaaagttcaactaaaaaaattaaatagttgcCAGAGGAAATTCGAACCCTCGTCCAAATAAACTTGTGCTGCTCTCGCTCTCGCGCTTGTTATTTATCACTATAGCAATCGCCTTTATTTGGAATGGGTTCGCACACATTATTTACATACATTTgtacataatattttaatacgTATATAAGGTCTACATAAAAATTAGACCGGTCCCATTGATGGTTGGTTGGATTTCCCAACcactaattcattttaaaatcttGCGTTCATTATTGACCATTATGGATGTGTTCTTTTAAAATAGAAGCTTCTACGATTAATTTACAAGTTATAACACactaaaaaaagtatattttgttttgttataaatATGTCCTTGATTATAACAGATAGAACCATTTATATTTCTATCTTCAATTATAATTTGCGACCAAAGATATCTGATAgttatttctaaaaattataaatacctTCAAGAGTTAGTAAAATTTGTTGAAAGGATTAATCCTATATGTTAGCTTGTTTAActctgaaaatatttttttatatttttttaaattaaagaggtaatatttttattccaaaatataataaatgacataaataatcTATTTTCAATCTATAATTTTGACCCCCCCGCCTTACTAAAAAGacactcaaaatatttttaaaatatttttcttggtGGAATCAACCAACCACTAATATAAAAGTATatactattaaaataatttgatactATTCGATTCCACAAGACAATTGGTAgttgaaaaataattcattataaATCTTAATAATTGGACTAATCTTGAGATTCATGAATTTATATAGTCTATGAAACAGAACTCTGTGTACAAAAATGGCGGAAAACGGAAAAAAATTGCATATTGCAGTATTTCCATGGCTAGCTTTTGGTCATATGATTCCGTATTTAGAGCTATCAAAGCTTATAGCTCAAAAGGGTCataaaatttcattcatttcGACTCCTAGAAACATTGATCGTCTCCCAAAACTTCCACCAAATCTCAccccttttttaaattttgtcaaaCTTCCGATGCCCCACGTCGAAAAGTTGCCGGAAAATGCTGAAGCCACCATTGATTTACCTTACGAGCAAGTCAAGTACCTCAAACTTGCTCAAGATGCACTACAAGAATCGATGTCTAAGTTTATCGAAGATTCAGatattgattttatactattcgaTTTTACTTCTTATTGGGTTCCTTCAATTGCTTCAAAATTCAACATTCCGTCGGGATATTTCAGCATATTCATCGCTGCGTTTCTGGGTTTCACCGGACCTGTGCCGGGATTGAACAATGATTATGAAATTCGAATGACGCCGGAGGAATACACTGTTACCCCCAAATGGGTTCCGTTTGAAACCACAGTTGCTTTCAAGCTTTTCGAAGTCTCGAGAATCTTCGAAGCTTCCATGaaaggagaggaagagaacaTTGCTGATATTGTTCGTTACTATAGATCTGTTGAAAACTGTGATTTTTTGCTTGTGAGGAGCTGTTCAGAATTTGAACCAGAATGGTTGAAAGTTGTCGGAGATATTCACCGGAAACCGGTTTTTCCGGTGGGTCAACTTCCGACTACACCGTATGAAGATGACAGCACGAAGATCGATGCATGGAGAGAGATAAAGCTATGGCTTGATAAGCAAGAAAAGGGGAAAGTTATTTACGTTGCATTTGGGAGCGAGGCAAAACCGAGTCAAAATGAACTTACTGAGTTATCTCTTGGGTTAGAGCTTTCTGGGTTGCCATTCTTTTGGGTTTTAAGAATTAAAAGAGGGGAGTCCGATGATGAATTGATTCAATTACCAGAAGGTTTCGAAGAACGAACAAAGGGAAGAGGAATAGTGTGCACGAGTTGGGCACCACAACTCAAGATACTGAGTCATGACTCAGTGGGTGGATTTTTGACTCATTCAGGATGGAGTTCAGTAGTCGAGGCAATACAATTTGAAAAGTCATTGGTTCTCTTAACATTTTTGGCTGATCAAGGGATAAATGCTAGGCTTTTGGAGGAGAAGAAAATGGCGTATTCGATACCGAGAAATGATCAAGACGGATCATTCACTCGTGACTCAGTGGCCGAGTCACTGAATTTGGTACTCGTTAAAGAAGAGGGTTTTATTTATCGAGAAAAGATTAAAGAGATGAAAGATCTtttctgtgacaagaaaaggcAAAATAATTATGTGGAGAATTTGTTAAGTTTTCTTCAAGACTATGAAAAGATTAAAGCATGAAATTGTAAGAAACATTTAGTTTTTCGTACACCTTAATTGTGATTTCAGATCAATTCATGTACACTTCAATTGTTCTATGAagtataaataaatcaaatttggCCAAAAGAGTGTGGTGCACTCCTTGGCCCTCTCTTATAAGTAAAAGATTTTGTGTGGGTTACACTTTTCTGCTAAAAATATATGTCgcatttctaaaaaaatcataataaagcaAAAATGGTACGCATTCTAGATTTACGTGCTAGAATCAAGtataaattgataaatgtgATTGTGTTAACATCATGACACTCATGATAGATTTATATGTCACACTCGTGGGTGCCTAATATCTtcccaccaaaaaaaaattttaaaatgatatgaaTCCACTTCCATCTGCTATTGTGGATATTGTagtagggataatgcacaagtactccacaatttatttttaaaatctcaaagatacatttatattatactaaggtcttattgcccctaaatttattttattaataattatctaccctttttcggcctacatggtactatcttgtgggtcacatgttggttgacttttttttcaagctattGACACGTAGAcagaaaaggggtaaaaaattatttataaaataagtttaggggtaataggaccttagtgtagtataagtgtgtctctgagatttcgagtaTAGATCCTAGTATTTGGAGCTTTCAAAGCTCATAGTTCAAAAGGGTCACACAATTTCCTTCATTTCTATTTCTAAAAACATTACCGTCTCCCAAAACTTTCCAAAATCT
The DNA window shown above is from Solanum lycopersicum chromosome 11, SLM_r2.1 and carries:
- the LOC101249878 gene encoding UDP-glycosyltransferase 91A1; translated protein: MAENGKKLHIAVFPWLAFGHMIPYLELSKLIAQKGHKISFISTPRNIDRLPKLPPNLTPFLNFVKLPMPHVEKLPENAEATIDLPYEQVKYLKLAQDALQESMSKFIEDSDIDFILFDFTSYWVPSIASKFNIPSGYFSIFIAAFLGFTGPVPGLNNDYEIRMTPEEYTVTPKWVPFETTVAFKLFEVSRIFEASMKGEEENIADIVRYYRSVENCDFLLVRSCSEFEPEWLKVVGDIHRKPVFPVGQLPTTPYEDDSTKIDAWREIKLWLDKQEKGKVIYVAFGSEAKPSQNELTELSLGLELSGLPFFWVLRIKRGESDDELIQLPEGFEERTKGRGIVCTSWAPQLKILSHDSVGGFLTHSGWSSVVEAIQFEKSLVLLTFLADQGINARLLEEKKMAYSIPRNDQDGSFTRDSVAESLNLVLVKEEGFIYREKIKEMKDLFCDKKRQNNYVENLLSFLQDYEKIKA